The Stenotrophomonas maltophilia genome segment CAGGTGGCGGATGCGGTAGTCGGTCACCAGCTGCAGGCAATGCTCCACCTCTTCGCCCGGCGACACCGTCACCACCTGCGTCGTCATGATCTCGGCCACCGCCGTATCGCGCGAAGAACGATCACGCAACACGATCTTGCGCGCGTAATCGCGCTCCGAAAGGATCCCGACCAACCGTGGCCCGTCCATCACCAGGACCGCGCCAATGCCCTTTTCCGCCATCAACCGGATCGCATCGATCACCGCCGCATCCGGCGCGACCGCATGTACTTCAGGAGACTTGCCGTCCAACAGTTGCCGTACCGTGGTCATCTGCCTGCCCTCCGAGGGTGGGTTGCAGGGCCGAGCCTGCCACGGCGGATGCTAGCCACGCGTCAACCAGGTACAACGGCCGCTGCTTGGACTCTTCGTACAGGCGCCCCAGGTACTCACCGATCAGGCCCAGCGCGATCAACTGCACCCCGCCCAGGAACAGGATCACCGCCATCATCGTCGGCCAGCCCGCCACCCGGTCGCCGTACAGCGCGGCCTTGACGATCACCCACATGCCGAACACGAAGGCCACCGCCGCGGTTGCCAGCCCCAGGTAGGTCGCCGCGCGCAGGGGCACGGTCGAGAACCCGGTGATGCCTTCCAGGGCGAAGTTCCACAGCCGCCACAGGCTGAACTTGCTGGTGCCGGCCACGCGTGCGTGGCGGTGGTAGGGCACCGCCACGCGCTTGAAACCCACCCAGCTGAAAAGCCCCTTCATGAAACGATGGCGCTCACGCATCTCGCGCAGCGCACTCAGCGCGCGTGGTGACAGCAGGCGGAAATCCCCGGTATCGGCCGGGATCGGCGTACGCGAAAGGCGCCCCATCACGCGGTAGAAGATCGCCGCCGTGGCACGCTTGATCCAGGCCTCGCCATCGCGCGCCAGGCGCGTGCCATAGACGTTGTCATGGCCCTCGCGC includes the following:
- a CDS encoding CBS domain-containing protein, with amino-acid sequence MTTVRQLLDGKSPEVHAVAPDAAVIDAIRLMAEKGIGAVLVMDGPRLVGILSERDYARKIVLRDRSSRDTAVAEIMTTQVVTVSPGEEVEHCLQLVTDYRIRHLPVVEGAQVLGVISIGDLVKSVIDAQRRELDQLQQYIVAG
- a CDS encoding glycosyltransferase family 2 protein, producing MTRERLTFVIAAYNEALALPLLHPRLCAVLDALPDIDGHILYVDDGSHDGTWEVIARLAQSDARVSALKLSRNFGKEAALTAGLDLVREGAAMILDADGQDPPELVPQFVARWREGHDNVYGTRLARDGEAWIKRATAAIFYRVMGRLSRTPIPADTGDFRLLSPRALSALREMRERHRFMKGLFSWVGFKRVAVPYHRHARVAGTSKFSLWRLWNFALEGITGFSTVPLRAATYLGLATAAVAFVFGMWVIVKAALYGDRVAGWPTMMAVILFLGGVQLIALGLIGEYLGRLYEESKQRPLYLVDAWLASAVAGSALQPTLGGQADDHGTATVGRQVS